The genomic interval ACTGCTGGAATGAGAAATactggaaataataaaaaaataaaagataaatgaacaTCTTGATTGAACTAtggggactgttgagccttggcggaggtctACTCTCtatgagtgccattctagtttcagAAGCAATCAATAACGAGAGGGGAATTGGTCCACCGATCCAATCATAAtgggcaggtaacattagatCCCGCCCCCTACAGCTGTAGTTTAAGGAACAACTCAAATGGACTCAGacctatatacagtctatgaatcAGACGAGACTACAGCTGAGACTCGGCTTTAATGATGTAGAAGACTGTTGCATTAGTGAATAGGCTACACTTCgcatttacttttattcttaaaccttaaaattatatatttcaagCAGGCtattacttacttttactcaagtcaAAAAATGAATGTGGTACTTTCTGTACTTAATgtaaatgtttgagtacttcctcgACCACTGTGTCTTTTACAGCTAAATTTGCATCTCACTGTGTTACAGAAAATTGTGATTTAATTGCCACAGGCGCTGGAAATGCAGTATGCTGTATATGGCTGAGCGCTGCACTGTATGGGGGCTTTATGTCAACTCAGTGAGCCATGACATTAAGTTCTGCTGCAGGCAGAGTGTCACATAAACTGATTAGCCAACAAAAGTAAATTTACTGCAGACAATCAACGCAGCATTGCAATAATGCTTAGAGTGGGTGAGGTTGTGCCAGAGCTTTCTCACTGATGTATGATTCAGTTGCAGCAAAGTGGGAGATGCAAGAAATGAAAGGTGAAGGGTTTAAGAATCAGGAAACATTACTGAACTGCTTTTTCTATAGAAAGAAACTATTCATTAAGTATCATTAGGCAAGCATGTGCAAGTATACACCCAAGAGTTCACATATGGAGCACGTGTTCCAGATCAGCCTGCATATACGTCTACAGCATCTTtctgaacgcacacacacatacataccaCATCAACCACATGAAAAAAACCAAAGACTCACAATATTAGAGGGTTGAAAGAGGGCTGgacaagagtgtgtgtggctTGTGACCAGATAAAGAACATGCACAGGGtgggagcatgtgtgtgtcctatAAATTCAGGGTATAGATTAAAGATAGTTTTCATCCTGCTTTTCACCTTTTAGCCAAGCCTATTGTAAAAGACTATTTTACTATTTATAGTTTTTCTCCCAAATAATtgtatttgagttattttttgCTGAGACGCAGCTATGTTTCCTCCCACTACTCAGAATCAAGCAAAAATATCCCCCATTCAAACATTGCCATTTTGCAcgtttggagccagagtctgtgcagtattTCTATCGGGGGATGGAGCACGgtagtctcagctgtcaatcatgacatttcaccttacaaattaaaaccaaacaaaaaaatgagcacttgaacaaacatcggtGTGATGAGAAATACCTAGtagccatgtcgtccatctttatatttagtATATGGCTTCCAGGCTTTATGCTAAGCTCAGCTAACTAGCATCCTACTGTAGCTTTAAGATTTAGTGCACAGGTATGAGTTATATCGATACTAACCCCATTTTTTAAGAAACAAGAATTAGCCTCTTAAAGGACTACTTTATTTGCTCTGGGAAAAGAAGTGTTTCCTCAAACTTTGAAGAAATGCTCCACATGTCATAAGAAGAGAAAGATTACATGGCTTGCTGAACTGGACATTCGTGTATTTTTATCCAGCGGAGGACCAAGCCAGGAATCCATTTTTAGTCCCGAACTGAAGTTTAAGAAGAGCTTGGTTACAGGAGCAGCAGGTTTACACAGGGGCGGAGTGAATGTAATTAGAAAGCTGCcatatgtcagccctgtgatcaGTTATACAGCGAGGGAGCGGTCCGATTATAATGAGCATGTACAGAGAGCGGTGATGAAAGGGCTGGGGTTGAATATGTGGGCTGGAGGAGTGTATTCACTCTGACATACTGTAGGTTAGGTTTGTTCTCTCCCTGTCACTCTCGTCCACCAGAGCCATTCTGATTTCTTCCCAAATTCTCATACATTTACACCCGTCTTCTGTGCTCTTCTATCACCTCTTTCTCTatgcactctcacacacacttctgtcaTGGCTTTACTTCTCATCATCTGTTGCTTTATCTCTCTttgtctgcatctctccctctctctgtctccccatGTCTGGTGCACACTGTCTGCATTTCAGATGTGCTTCCCATCTTTTTGGGGGGGAATTGGGAAACCGAAtcatcctctctttttttgttacaCCACTCCTCCTGTGCTCCTCTCTCTCGGCTCTCCAGCCTCAAATAATTCAAAACCTGCTCTGCATCTTCTTCAGCTCCCACGCCGAACTAACTGACTGAACCTGGGTCTGCACAGAGGGGAGAATATTTGAAAGGACAGTGAGTGAAGCTGTGGCAGTGGCAGCAGACAAGCTGTGCCCTGGCACTGAATTGGAAGGAACATTTCGGGAGCCACTTGGATACACTGTCGCATTTGCTCTCaagcagcgacacacacacacacacacacacacacacacacacacacacacacacacacacacacacacacacacacacacacacacacacacacacacacacacacacccacacagaagCACGCTCTAGCACACTGAGTGGTGGTTTGGAGACAGTGTGGGCGTGCACCCGCCTCTGTTTCCCAAAATAACCGCCAGATGAGGGGCACAGAGGCAGGGCGAGGTTGGTACAGGGAGATATAAATGGATGCTAATTGTATGGCTCCTTCAGATTACACTCAAAACCTGCAGACGTATACACAAACATGTGCGAGTCCGTGTTTAGTATGCGCGTGTACATGATTCTGCTAGTACATGAAAGTGTGTAAGATCAGCTtttgtcactcacacactctcagcCTCTTACGCACGGTAGTTTTATGGCTTAAGTTGGTGCATACATGGTCTGACtttgcctcacacacacacacacacacacacacgcacacgcacacacacgcacagattaAAATGGATAATAATTGCATGGTTCTCAAACTGCACCCAAATCCAACCAAAAGGAGAACTCCAGTGTATTATCTCTATAATCCCTCCATAAATACAGTTCAAAAGAAGCGACTCTCAACAATGATCTTCAAGAGCTGCTTCATGCGTACGTCAGTGTATGAAAGGCTGACTGTGCAAACTTTGCATCGCATGTTTGTCTAAGCTTAGAAACTCACATTTGTTCCATTTGGATGCACTGAAGTAAAATAAGCCCTCTGACACTGAACACGTCACAGCATTGTTTCAATGACTGACTTTGCAACATTAACTTCGTTTATTTCTAGTGTCTAATATAATAGCGGGAGAGAGAAGAATGACATtggggaggagaagaacagGCTCTGGATTAAAAATGTTAGATAATTACATGGCTGAGTCTCCTGTGTTGACGTGAGGAAAGTgcaagagagaaaagcagagcaCATACATGGTAATTGCACACCCATACAGGGCTGCTCTACTGTAAAGATTCTGTATAAAGAAAAGGAATGTATCCCATAATCAGCTTTTCAGGGAATGAGAAACACTtttcctgatgatgtcacaatgAGATTTTCATGCACGCCTAAGCCTGAAACTatgacacattttttacataatGCTACTAGAGTAATCAACTGCAATTGTAATACATATTAGAAATGAgatattttctccttttgtttccAAGACAGCACACAACCTGTGACAGGAGATGAGGCAGTGTGACAAAGATAAACACAGctcagaaaaagacaaagtgactCAGTTTGTAGTCCTACCTCCCCACCTGCTGCTCATGCGAGGTATGACAACTAACAACAGCCTGGAGGATTTTCTGTCCCTGTCTTCCATGTGTCCCAGCActagagaaagaagagaagataAAAGAAGACATTAACCTTAAGACCTTCGAATAACTTCAGTACGTTTCAAGTAATTTAAACAGGCAATGAGAAGGCAAGCATGTAATGTGTGTCTCTATGTATTATATATGTAAATTTTTTGTCAAGAATCCGAAATTCAACTTTTAAGGTAACAGATAAGAAATCCTTTGAAGtatttagaaaaacaacagacatgtatcacaaaaacatcaaataccATTGCAATTTAACTCCTGCTACACTAAAGGAGgaaaatattgtactttttactccgTAGATTTACTTATCACATACAAAACATGAGGTCACTTTATTATATACGATGCACTGGAAAAAGTTCAAGACATAAAAATTCTGCTTACATGTGCGTGATTCAGTAATATTACATTATGAtccaatattttaatataaatgctAAACTGTTACAATACTCTATTACACGTGAAAGTCCTACTatcattgatttattaaattaaagtaCTCATTAAGCAGAAAATTATTTGAATTATGAAGAACtaactcaaataaaaaacatcttaaaatggTTCATTAGGTTTATGTCCCATCTAATTACATAGAGATGGCAATCGAGACACTTTGCAAAAGCACATCTGCTTTTACCCAGATGTGCAAAATGCCTCCACCTCTGTGAAATCGCGCTGCGCCTCTACCCCGCACACTACGGTAACCCGCGGGGGGGGGCGGCGCACAAACAAAGCCCCGGCCCAGTCCTAGCTCGCAACAGTGACGTCAGCGCGCCGCGGCGGTGCGGTGCGGTGACGCCCGGCGATTGGGTGAGAGCGCGGAGCCGAAGTGAGCAGCACGGTGAGGAACGAGAAGACAGCGGcaataacaacagcagcagaggccgCCGGAGGCTCCGCGAACACCACCTCACCCCCCCGGACCCTCGGCACACGACAACTCGGGTGAGGAACCAGCTTTAATGGTCATTGCTTCGGTCTTAGACGCTGTTCGCCGGCCGCCAAGCAGCAGCTGCCGCCCCGCAGGAAGTTTCTTTTGTCCTCCTcagtcaacaacaacacaacaagcgAGTTGAccggagaggaagaagaagaagaggaggaggaagaggaagaggaaggtgtgCTAGTGGGTGTGTTAGCAGTGTAGCAGCAAGTTAGTTTGGTTTAAAGCGGCTGTGTCCCGTGAAAACAAGTCGCTTATCTGTGGGGTTGTTACACTTTGAACACCTTTGGACCGGCTAATATGTGGGTTAGCAGAGATAGCCCGCTGGGTGTTAGCCACACAATAGATGCCATTTTATCAGACTTGGAATTAGCATAAACACAGTTTGACAATATAATGGTTGGCCAGCTGTCCTGTAACAACAGTTTCATTCTTTATTCTCTCTAATGTAGCTTCTTACAATGGAGGCACACAGGGACAGGTGTTGTTTTGGTCATATGTGTATGGACAACCTGCTTTAAGTCTGTTTTCTAGTTCTCCCAGACTGATCAACACCACTGTTACCTCAACTGTGATCTTAGTAACCTTGTATGTGTACAACACATGCATTTCCTTGTCTgtaatacactgtacttaaaggTTTGTACTGATTTCATGTTTCGACCCCCCCCAGATGCCTCAATGGCTGCACACTTCACCATTTCAGACAGCGAGTCGGAGCCGTCGGAGGAGGTTGAGGAATCAGAATTGAGCCAATCATGGAACGAGCCACGAGTTTTTCCGCGCCACACCCTCACCTTACCTGATCTCAAAAATGCAGGTAGGAAACCCCGGCGGACTACGAGTTTCTCAGTAGCTTTTTCTTAATACAATCCTAACCCGTTACCTTTCTCTCTCCCGATGTAGCAACCGGTCGAATCAGGCTGAACTCAGAGTCCCACGCCTACACTGTCTCACGAGACGAGGAGCTCCAAACCAGGGCGGACGAGGAAGCCGGCACGCCCACCGACGGCGCTCCATTCCGGGGACGGTCGAAGTCGGCTCCCCCTGCACTGTGGGCGGCAAAGAAGTACGGCCAGAAGCTCCGGAGGATGAGCGACGAGTTTGACAGCCTGCTAGACAAAGGGGTGAGAATTGAGGGGTCAGAGGACGAATGAGGGGTTTAAAAGggtttataaaaacacagatcacAGACTGTAGATATACAGCATTGGCATAGGTGGCAAAAGAGACCAGAATCCAGTGTTTCCAGGTAGAGAGAAGCAAGTATAGTTTGACTGATATGGATCTTTGGGGGCCGATACCGTTATTAGGGAGCAAAACATTTCCAATACCTATATTTTGAGCGATCTATTATGATAAAGAATTGGGCTATGATTCCAAAGATGTTgtattcaatcaatcaagtatttgtacattttaatattgctaAACATAAACTCAGTGCAAGGCTAACATGTTTATGTCTTTTTTAACTCAACACTGTGTCTTCACTTCGTGCAGGCAATGAGGAAGGTGAACAGCGCCGGGACGGCCAGCCAGATGCACCACTCTAGAAGCTGGTGGAGCTACCTCTTCAGTCACCAGGAGATTGAGGGAGAGAACAACCACCTTGAGAACCAAACTCACCGTACTGAGTAGGCACTGAGAGTGGATGTAAGAGCAACAGAGGGAATCGATGGGAATGAAAAGAAAGCAATGGGGAAGCCAAGTGAACAATTGTGATTGAGAACAGTGAGCTCTGCTCTGAGTAGAAATGGAAGAAAGGTTGGTTTGATCAAAAGGAGAAGACTCCAAACACAAAGGCATGGCTAAACGGGAGAAGCAGTACGTAGTACTGAGGTTCTAAAGCCTCTAGTCATGTACATTTTACCACTAAATTGatataaattgtgtgtttttgttggttgtGATGTTAACAACACTGTTGGGCAGCTCACTGTGAACTGGTCAAATGTGAGACGAGCATGAGGACAGACTTGTGGCTTTCCAAACCCACCGTGTAAACGGATGGAAGGACGAGCCGAGAGGAGAGACGACCTCTTTAAAATCGCAGCAAAAGAATATAACGATGGGACTAGAAAGGTGAACTATCAGTTAGCAAAAGACACTCAACCTTTTCAGTTGTCTCTCACATCAACACTATGCAATATACTGTAGATGGAGAGATAcatgtgctgaaaacaaaacgtGACTTTGAGGCCACCTTGAATGCTGTTAGAACTTCCTTCCTCATTTTCTTGAGGAAATGCCAGAAGTTTGTGTGATGCTTGTTTTACTTCAAATGTTGGCGCTTGAATCGCACAAGAAATCCCTGTATTGTGCCAAAATAATCTTCAGGCAACagaagtgaggagagagggtAAAAAAGGAAGGATTTTCTGTAAGTATTCAACTCAGGGGGCCTTTCTCCAACTTCCTGTTCTGCTACCAGAACCGTTTCTATCACTGTACTCGACTATCACCAACTGCTTTATATCTCAAATTTATCAAACGAACAATCTTGTACAAGGACAATCTTTgacaatgcagaaaaaaaaatatcttttctaCAATTTCAGGGTTAGATTATATCGGAAGGAAATTACATTAAACAGACgtataaaaaagagaaagcacaAACCAATATGAATCTATCTTTTTAAAGCCTTGGatgagcaaataaaataaaacagactgtcatttttatgtgtaaatattttgttaatattttatCAAATGGCATTGGACGAGGGGTTATACGCGGCATTGGTTTTAGCTAGAATCGAATTTCCCGCGTTCCTATTTTAAAAGTCTGGCCAACCCAGCAATAGGCAATGTACAATCCATGGCTGTTGTGATAAATGTTATGTGCTTATTTAAAAGTTGTGGGTGGGGATGGAGTGACTGCTGTACAAGGTTTTAAACACACTAGCCTTTGGGCCCATTTACTCAGCACCCAGTGCAAATAGAAGACAGATTCAGCGTCCAGCCCCTTTTACTACTTGCAATCCTGTCAAATTTATATAAGCATTAAAtgtggggggagggggtgtcGACTTTGACCTGCATTGAGGTGTGAATAAAATGGAATCAAGCTGTTAAGAGTGCTGATCTAATTACCAATTTATATGATATTTACTGGCTTTTGAAGATTCCTTGGCACATATACCCCAAAATACTACCTTTTATTTATGTTCTAATTGCTCATATTAATCATTCTACAACTAAGATCTGCACCTCTACACAGCTTGGTAATTGATTCGGCTATTTGTGATTTGTTTATCAATGTGTGATTATTGGAAATGGTAATAGGTTTGTTCTGCTCGTGTGTTACGCTCGACTCGTAGGGTCGAGTTGTGGCGTGCCAAGCTGTGCAGGTCAAGGGCTGCGTTTGTTATCGTCTTGAAAAATCAACTTTGCTACAGCTTTttttgatacatttaaaaaaaaaaaacttggctAAAGACAATTCTTTAATCACGTTAGAGATCCTGACAATCTGAATGACATCTACCCTTTTTTCTAAAGATTTGTCCAAGTCTCCTGTGTGTTTTGGTAACATGAGTTGACTGAAATATCTGGTATGAAGCTCCTAGCATAATTAATACAGTTAGAATATTCACTTTGAGTCATACTGCTCAAAAACGAGTGACTCCACTGTTTAATGATATTAGATATAAACAGCGGAGTCAGGAATGAGTGTTAAAGTGAGAACAGTGCTTttaacatgtcacttcctgtacaTCTACCTATACAAGTACTACAGTTAGCAGCTGTGTGGTGTTGTGAGCTTGGGACCAGATATGACCGCTTCactctttaaaataaagttcagcTGAAATTTAAAAGAGTATAAATATTCTCATGAACTGCCTTGAACATGCTGTAACCTACGACCTGACACCACACAGCCGGCCTTGTCTCTTTACCTTATCTAACGCCTTAAATCTTCACAGCTCGCTGTCAGTCATTGAACTCAAGCAAGAAGCACAATGACGTGGAGGTGCGTTTGCTAGCACAACTGCGAGGGGAAACATTTTTAGCCTTAAAGGGCATTTCAGTGGAAGTCACGTGACCAGTAAGGGTTTTGactttgaaaacatttgtgacAGTGAACACACCCGAGGAAAAACCTGCCGTGGCACCTGGAGTTCTGCAACCATCCTTAGTATTACTTGAATCTAGAGATGTGTTTTAGAGAGAACTGAATTTTTAATattccttttttcttattttagtttgattcatttttaatgacttttgtaaatgtattttctctacAGCTGTCTAACTTCTGGTATATGCTGtcctaaataaataattttaagaGTGGTTTCCAAGTGGATTTCGTGCAGTTCCTTAAAATTCTCCAGTGCAGAGGAAGCTTTGGAATGTTTTAAATCCGTTCATatgcaaaaatataaacagaaattgctggaggaggaaatgttggGTATCGGTCGACTGTCAACAGCTGCCATTGTTggttacatctgtgtgatattcaAAGAGGTTGTGTAGTTTCttgaaaaacaatgagattggttcaagattATGAATTTAGAAGCTACAAGATGCAGAGCATgggttctccttgctgctttTTTCcctaaaaagtttattttctctttattgttgtaatattatgCAATTTATTTCATATGGCCCCAATACTCCATTGTAAGAAGCAACAGTACTAAAGGAtataaaactattattttatattattaaatatttgacTCTTAGGCAACAAACCAATAGGTATTGTCTAAGAGGGCTCTCAGTTTTggggacacaacacacaaggcAACTTACTGGACAATATTTAACATGATAACTGAACTCTTGAGTCATCTCAGTAAGTACATGTACGTCAGCCTGAATCCTCAGTACAACCCAATGTATAAACCCAGAAAAAACTTAATTAACTGAGCTGCATGTGTTGACACTTCCATTTACCCACTGCCTGCATCACTGTTAAACTAGACTGGTACTGAGTAGAGCGCATTCCTCcgccatggcccaacagtctcctaaattcaatcaagctgcaccaatttgaacacactcatagatatcagttccctttaTGTGCCTGATTTCATTCATCGAGTTATtgcaccatgttaaagaaagggaaaaaaagtccTAGATcggccccctgatccagatctgcaccacatttaattgtttccaaaccacatccttacaccaagttttgtgataatccatcttgttgtttttgtgttgtcttgcttacaaaccaaccaaaaagGCCCAATGGAAGCAGACTAGTGGTCTATCAAGCCACTTCTGAAGGATCCCAGCAGTACTTGTGTCCACAGTCTAAAGCCGACAGTCGGTCCATGTCTGCGTCGCTCAGCGTGAAGTCAAAAAGTTCAGCGTTCTCTGTTATCCTGTCTGGATTGGAGGACTTTGGGAGCACTGGGACATGCTGCTGCACAGCCCAGCGCAACAGGACCTGGAGGTgaatgaaagtttaaaaaaatgatttattttgaaCCCAGAATAGGTGAGTTTGAATTAAAAtagtctgtgtatgtgtttaccTGGGCAGGTGTGCGTGCACAGTTCTTTGCCACCTCCGTAACACTGGGTTCCGTGACAAGCTCCCCTTTCCCTAAAGAGGAGTAGGCTTGGAAACACACTGCGTACttgtcacacacactcctcagctCTGTCTGGCACAGCCGTGGGTGAAACTCtacctgaagaaaaaaatatatatatatatacactctgCACCGGCTGTTTTCATAGTGCACAAAATTATTTTTGTACAGTTGTGTATGATACCTGTAGCACTGCAGGGGGGATTCTGCAGGTCTGCATCAGCTCACTCATGTGCGCTGGTGTGTAGTTGGACACTCCGATGGCCTTCAGCTGGCCCTTGTCATGCAGCTCCTCCAGCGCGGCCCAACTCTGAGCTCGGTTGCCTGGAATCAAATATTCATTACGACCTAATCACAATGCTGTTACTCAAGTACAACTACATTTTAGAGGAGGATTGTGAGACGGCAGGTAAAATCTTATCTCTTAGTTAGAGGAGCATGTATTTACAAAACACTCAACTGAGTTAGTtcaaattatttacatttattttttaaaccagagtggcactcagtagagcacacaccaacagtccccttaaattctgCACCTTCTAAAATGTGACTTTGTGAAATCTTTACCTGGGTTGCATGTATCGGTCACCAGCTGACCCTGAGTACCAGGCCAGTGGATCAGGTAGAGGTCAATGTAATCCATGTCCAGCTGCGACAGGCTGTGCAGAGCTCCTTCCATGGCTTTGTCACCCTGATCCTTTGGGCCCAGCTTGCTGCATcgggaaagagagaaagtaacCGTTGAGGGGGAAGATTTTGCCAAATGAAGAATTTTGCTCTGTGCGAAAAACCAAGAGCTCAAGAGCCTCCATATCGtctctgagaaagaaaaatatcatgTGATGTGGGTATGACACGTAAACATTTAGGCAAACATTGGTCATTTTACAAATATTCCATCTATATGTTCATCTTCCAGCTTTATTCAAGATGACATGTGTGTTCAACAAACGATTCTATCTTCTGTCCTTTGGTACCCCAAAGGTCACTTATGTGGCAGATATGAGCTCATATACATCACCTGGTTATGAATACGTCCTGTCTAGTCAAGCCATATTTGGGCAGGAGCTCCCTCAGGGCTCGACCCAAGTCGGCTTCATTCTTGTAAACAGCTGCACTGTCAAAGGCACGGTAACCTGCAGCCAAGGCGGCATCCACAGCCCGGTGGACATCCTCGGGACCCCTCAACTTGTAGGTCCCCAAACCCAGGACGGGCATTTGAACCCCCGTGTTTAGAGGGACAGAAGACGTGGAGGAGGGTGAGGACGACATCTGGTCTGTTTGGACGCTGTGGTTTACTCAGCTCTGTTGAAGggggagacagagcagagggaggaatgAATGGGAGGTTTTCTTGGGTATGGTTTAGAAGgaagatcatttttaaaaaagcactaATGGCGCTGTTCCCTCT from Hippoglossus stenolepis isolate QCI-W04-F060 chromosome 23, HSTE1.2, whole genome shotgun sequence carries:
- the zgc:101765 gene encoding glyoxal reductase, producing MSSSPSSTSSVPLNTGVQMPVLGLGTYKLRGPEDVHRAVDAALAAGYRAFDSAAVYKNEADLGRALRELLPKYGLTRQDVFITSKLGPKDQGDKAMEGALHSLSQLDMDYIDLYLIHWPGTQGQLVTDTCNPGNRAQSWAALEELHDKGQLKAIGVSNYTPAHMSELMQTCRIPPAVLQVEFHPRLCQTELRSVCDKYAVCFQAYSSLGKGELVTEPSVTEVAKNCARTPAQVLLRWAVQQHVPVLPKSSNPDRITENAELFDFTLSDADMDRLSALDCGHKYCWDPSEVA
- the badb gene encoding BCL2 associated agonist of cell death b, whose product is MAAHFTISDSESEPSEEVEESELSQSWNEPRVFPRHTLTLPDLKNAATGRIRLNSESHAYTVSRDEELQTRADEEAGTPTDGAPFRGRSKSAPPALWAAKKYGQKLRRMSDEFDSLLDKGAMRKVNSAGTASQMHHSRSWWSYLFSHQEIEGENNHLENQTHRTE